In one Nostoc sp. KVJ3 genomic region, the following are encoded:
- a CDS encoding class I SAM-dependent methyltransferase, producing the protein MMDQQFQHAMLPQPTHDELARQNFVQSLKRHIFRNISPGNKVVYEKVAKPKFEQEHQRSPQNRHEIREVMQHEPYYRWTSALKRINQEILWDAVNTSVDRQLPELIERGKDRGSELGTLTLDPNFQIPTHQKAVDIHCMPGGYHSEFTANDLAAGATYDRGAYVYGMGWLGPLNNDMGLSIVQNYLIPEYPDFQPRKILDMGCSIGNSTLPYVDAYPEAEIHAIDIGAPMLRYAHARAEALGKRVHFSQQNAEHTNFPDESFDLVVSHILLHEIPPPVVRKVMQESYRLLAPGGIMLHLEAPLYRHMDVYAQFTFDWETANNNEPFWSAVRDLDLVTLATEAGFSADKVFEKFVPNGAWKAKVTNGILQNGNSGSQGTWFVVAATK; encoded by the coding sequence ATGATGGATCAACAATTCCAACACGCTATGCTGCCACAACCCACTCATGACGAGTTGGCACGCCAAAACTTTGTGCAAAGTCTAAAAAGACACATTTTCAGGAATATTTCTCCTGGGAATAAGGTAGTTTATGAAAAAGTAGCCAAGCCAAAGTTTGAACAAGAACATCAGCGTTCTCCCCAAAATCGTCATGAAATTCGGGAAGTAATGCAGCATGAACCCTACTACCGATGGACTAGCGCCCTTAAGCGCATCAACCAAGAAATATTATGGGATGCTGTAAATACCAGCGTTGACAGACAACTGCCAGAGTTGATTGAGCGTGGCAAAGATCGGGGTAGTGAACTGGGTACTTTAACCCTCGACCCAAATTTTCAAATACCTACTCATCAAAAGGCTGTAGACATTCACTGTATGCCTGGAGGATATCATAGTGAATTCACTGCTAACGATTTAGCTGCCGGCGCAACCTACGATCGCGGCGCTTACGTTTATGGTATGGGTTGGTTGGGGCCGCTAAATAATGATATGGGGCTATCTATAGTCCAAAACTACCTTATACCAGAGTATCCAGACTTTCAACCGAGAAAAATTCTTGATATGGGATGTTCTATTGGTAATAGCACATTACCCTACGTAGATGCTTACCCAGAGGCAGAAATTCATGCCATAGATATAGGCGCACCTATGCTACGTTATGCTCATGCAAGAGCCGAAGCTTTGGGCAAACGGGTACACTTCTCACAGCAAAATGCCGAACATACTAACTTCCCAGATGAATCATTTGATTTAGTGGTTTCTCACATTTTGCTGCATGAAATTCCCCCGCCAGTTGTCCGTAAAGTTATGCAAGAATCTTATCGTCTACTGGCTCCCGGCGGAATCATGCTGCATCTGGAAGCACCCTTGTATCGTCACATGGATGTGTATGCACAGTTCACGTTTGATTGGGAAACCGCTAACAACAACGAACCCTTTTGGAGTGCTGTACGCGATCTAGATTTGGTGACGCTAGCTACTGAGGCTGGTTTTTCAGCAGATAAGGTATTCGAGAAGTTTGTCCCCAATGGGGCATGGAAAGCAAAAGTAACTAATGGGATTCTTCAAAATGGTAACTCAGGCAGCCAAGGTACTTGGTTTGTGGTTGCAGCAACTAAGTAA
- a CDS encoding DUF5340 domain-containing protein, whose amino-acid sequence MEQIPLPSPIHYELILQLLERQTMLAVNDNPDLRHQVNQLIITLRKAAVQQKRLEEICEFSSVSIDHRWSINHHNGSKVVAPD is encoded by the coding sequence ATGGAGCAAATTCCTCTACCTTCACCTATTCACTACGAACTTATACTTCAATTGTTAGAAAGACAAACTATGTTAGCAGTAAATGATAATCCAGATTTACGACATCAGGTAAATCAACTAATTATTACTCTCCGTAAAGCTGCTGTGCAGCAAAAGCGGCTAGAAGAAATTTGCGAGTTTTCCTCAGTGTCTATCGATCACCGTTGGTCAATCAACCATCATAACGGTAGTAAAGTTGTTGCCCCCGATTGA
- the trpC gene encoding indole-3-glycerol phosphate synthase TrpC, giving the protein MQIRRRSPNPAIDVSILRYQVAVPDSAPNNILEEIVWQKEVEYDLMREKVPLQELRKQVLTAPPTRDFVAALRQGKTKPALIAEVKKASPSKGVFREDFDPVAIAQSYQQGGATCLSVLTDVKFFQGSFDNLAKVRAAVDLPLLCKEFIIYAYQIYLARIHGADAILLIAAILGDQDLKYFLKIANNLKMAALIEVHSLAELDRVLALDGVSLVGINNRNLEDFSVDLQTTCQLLATRGSQLQEKNILVVSESGLHKPDDLSLVLTAGASAVLIGESLVKQPDPGAAIASILPRNF; this is encoded by the coding sequence ATGCAAATCCGCCGTCGTTCCCCTAATCCAGCTATTGATGTATCGATATTACGTTATCAGGTAGCCGTGCCTGATTCAGCGCCAAACAATATTTTGGAAGAAATTGTCTGGCAGAAAGAAGTAGAATATGACCTGATGCGGGAAAAGGTTCCTTTGCAAGAATTGCGAAAGCAGGTACTCACCGCGCCACCAACCCGTGATTTTGTCGCCGCTTTGCGCCAAGGTAAGACAAAACCAGCATTGATTGCCGAAGTTAAAAAAGCTTCACCTAGCAAAGGCGTTTTCCGAGAAGATTTTGACCCAGTAGCGATCGCCCAATCTTATCAGCAGGGTGGTGCTACTTGTCTTTCAGTGCTAACCGATGTCAAGTTCTTTCAAGGTAGTTTTGACAACTTAGCCAAGGTTCGGGCTGCCGTAGATTTGCCCTTATTATGCAAAGAATTTATCATTTATGCTTACCAGATATACTTAGCGCGGATTCATGGTGCAGATGCTATTTTATTGATTGCGGCTATCCTGGGCGATCAAGATTTGAAATACTTCCTCAAAATTGCTAACAACCTGAAAATGGCAGCCTTGATTGAAGTCCATAGCTTGGCAGAACTTGACCGTGTGTTAGCCTTGGATGGGGTCTCCTTAGTAGGAATCAATAATCGCAATTTGGAAGATTTCTCTGTTGACCTGCAAACTACTTGCCAACTTTTAGCTACAAGGGGTAGCCAATTGCAGGAGAAAAACATCCTTGTTGTCAGCGAGTCAGGACTACACAAGCCAGATGATTTGAGCTTAGTGCTTACAGCAGGTGCATCTGCTGTACTCATTGGAGAATCTTTGGTAAAACAACCAGATCCCGGTGCTGCGATCGCGAGTATATTACCAAGGAATTTCTGA
- the trpB gene encoding tryptophan synthase subunit beta has product MTTTPLSPSSTAQVPDSLGRFGRFGGKYVPETLMPALAELETAYQQYRNDPGFQAELQQLLRDYVGRATPLYFAERLTAHYARPDRTGPQIYLKREDLNHTGAHKINNALGQVLLAKRMGKQRIIAETGAGQHGVATATVCARFGLECVIYMGVHDMERQSLNVFRMRLMGAEVRPVEAGTGTLKDATSEAIRDWVTNVETTHYILGSVAGPHPYPMMVRDFHAVIGQETRAQAMEKWGTLPDILLACVGGGSNAMGLFYEFINESSIRFIGIEAAGEGVNTEKHAATLTKGRIGVLHGAMSYLLQDEDGQIIEAHSISAGLDYPGVGPEHSYLKDTGRAEYYSVTDAEALEAFQRLSKLEGIIPALETAHAIAYLETLCPQLSGSPRIVINCSGRGDKDVQTVAKLLDPA; this is encoded by the coding sequence GTGACTACCACTCCCCTCTCTCCAAGTTCAACTGCTCAGGTTCCCGATTCGCTAGGTCGCTTTGGACGCTTTGGCGGTAAATATGTACCTGAAACGCTGATGCCCGCCCTTGCTGAATTAGAAACAGCTTATCAGCAATACCGCAATGACCCTGGTTTTCAAGCAGAATTACAGCAGTTGTTACGGGACTATGTGGGACGCGCCACACCATTGTATTTCGCTGAACGCCTGACTGCTCATTATGCCCGACCCGATCGCACCGGGCCACAAATTTACTTAAAGCGCGAAGATTTAAATCATACTGGCGCTCACAAAATCAATAATGCCCTTGGTCAGGTATTATTGGCGAAACGCATGGGTAAGCAACGGATTATTGCCGAAACTGGTGCTGGACAACATGGAGTTGCTACAGCCACAGTTTGCGCTCGTTTCGGGCTGGAATGCGTAATTTACATGGGTGTTCATGATATGGAACGCCAATCTTTAAATGTCTTCAGAATGCGGTTAATGGGGGCAGAAGTGCGTCCGGTGGAAGCGGGAACTGGAACTCTGAAGGATGCAACTTCTGAAGCAATCCGCGATTGGGTGACAAATGTAGAAACAACTCACTACATCCTGGGTTCAGTAGCAGGGCCCCATCCTTACCCAATGATGGTACGTGATTTCCATGCAGTGATTGGCCAAGAAACTCGCGCCCAAGCAATGGAAAAGTGGGGCACACTGCCTGATATTCTCTTGGCTTGTGTTGGTGGTGGTTCTAATGCGATGGGACTATTCTATGAATTTATTAATGAGTCTTCTATCCGGTTCATTGGAATTGAAGCAGCCGGAGAAGGTGTTAATACCGAAAAACACGCAGCGACATTGACAAAAGGGCGAATTGGTGTATTACACGGAGCAATGAGCTATCTATTACAAGATGAAGATGGGCAAATCATTGAGGCGCACTCAATTAGTGCGGGGTTAGATTATCCCGGTGTGGGGCCAGAACATAGCTATTTGAAAGACACTGGTCGCGCTGAATACTATAGTGTGACGGATGCAGAGGCTTTAGAAGCATTCCAGCGATTATCAAAATTGGAAGGGATTATCCCGGCATTAGAAACAGCCCATGCGATCGCATATCTCGAAACCCTATGTCCCCAACTAAGCGGTAGTCCCCGAATTGTAATTAACTGCTCTGGACGCGGTGATAAAGATGTACAAACGGTAGCCAAGTTATTAGATCCAGCGTAA
- the lpdA gene encoding dihydrolipoyl dehydrogenase, with the protein MSQGFDYDLVIIGAGVGGHGAALHAVSCGLKTAIIEAADMGGTCVNRGCIPSKALLAASGRVRELRNAHHLKSLGIQIGSVEFDRQAIANHANNLVSKIQGDLTNSLKRLGVDIIRGWGKIAGAQKVSVTGDGGEKIITAKDIILSPGSIPFVPPGIEVDGKTVFTSDQGVKLESLPDWVAIIGSGYIGLEFSDVYSALGCEITLIEALDQLMPGFDRDIAKLAERVLITSRDIETKVGIYAKKVTPGSPVVIELADFKTKEDVDVIEVDACLVATGRIPATKNLGLESVGIELDRRNFIPVDDRMAVLSAGEVVPNVWAIGDGNGKMMLAHAASAQGIIAVENIVGRERIVDYRSIPAAAFTHPEVSYVGLTETAAKELGQTEGFEIATSRSYFKGNSKALAENEADGIAKVIYRKDTGEVLGVHIFGLHASDLIHEASAAIANRQSVQSLAHLVHAHPTLSEVLDEAYKRAI; encoded by the coding sequence GTGAGTCAAGGATTTGATTACGATTTAGTTATTATCGGCGCTGGTGTAGGCGGGCATGGTGCAGCCTTACACGCCGTAAGTTGTGGTTTAAAAACAGCGATTATTGAAGCTGCTGATATGGGAGGAACCTGTGTTAATCGGGGTTGTATTCCTTCTAAAGCGCTGCTGGCGGCATCTGGACGGGTGCGGGAGTTACGCAATGCCCACCACCTCAAATCTCTAGGAATTCAAATTGGTAGCGTAGAATTCGATCGCCAAGCGATCGCTAATCATGCTAATAATCTCGTCTCAAAAATTCAAGGGGACTTAACCAACAGCCTGAAACGTCTAGGAGTCGATATCATCAGGGGTTGGGGAAAAATCGCTGGGGCGCAAAAAGTCTCTGTAACCGGAGACGGTGGCGAAAAAATCATCACAGCCAAAGACATCATCCTTTCTCCTGGTTCAATTCCTTTTGTACCTCCAGGGATTGAAGTAGATGGCAAAACTGTCTTTACCAGCGACCAAGGTGTAAAGTTAGAATCGTTACCAGACTGGGTAGCGATTATTGGTAGTGGTTACATCGGCTTGGAATTTTCTGATGTTTACTCAGCTTTGGGTTGTGAAATCACCTTGATTGAAGCTCTAGATCAGTTAATGCCAGGGTTTGACCGCGATATTGCCAAACTTGCCGAACGGGTGCTGATTACTTCCCGCGATATTGAAACGAAAGTGGGGATATACGCCAAAAAAGTTACCCCTGGTTCGCCAGTGGTAATTGAATTAGCAGACTTCAAAACCAAAGAAGATGTAGATGTCATCGAAGTAGATGCTTGCTTAGTGGCTACAGGACGCATCCCAGCGACCAAAAATCTTGGTTTGGAATCTGTGGGTATAGAACTCGATCGGCGGAATTTTATCCCAGTTGACGATCGCATGGCAGTGCTATCAGCAGGTGAAGTAGTACCAAATGTGTGGGCAATTGGCGATGGGAATGGGAAGATGATGTTAGCACATGCGGCTTCTGCTCAAGGCATTATTGCCGTAGAAAATATAGTTGGGAGGGAAAGAATAGTAGACTATCGCAGCATCCCCGCAGCAGCTTTTACCCACCCAGAAGTCAGCTATGTAGGTTTAACAGAAACCGCAGCGAAGGAATTAGGACAAACCGAAGGGTTTGAAATCGCCACAAGTCGGAGTTACTTCAAAGGGAATTCCAAAGCGTTGGCAGAAAATGAAGCCGACGGTATTGCCAAAGTGATATATCGCAAAGACACCGGAGAAGTCTTAGGCGTTCACATTTTCGGGCTGCACGCCTCAGACTTAATTCATGAAGCATCAGCTGCGATCGCAAACCGTCAATCTGTCCAAAGCCTCGCGCATCTAGTTCACGCCCACCCGACACTCTCCGAAGTCTTGGACGAAGCTTATAAACGAGCTATTTAG
- a CDS encoding YqaE/Pmp3 family membrane protein, which produces MDLVRILCAIFLPPLGVFLQVGFGIDFWINIVLTLFGYIPGIIHAVWIISKK; this is translated from the coding sequence ATGGATTTAGTTCGGATTTTGTGTGCCATTTTCCTGCCACCTTTGGGAGTTTTTTTACAAGTAGGTTTTGGTATAGACTTTTGGATTAATATAGTTCTGACGCTTTTCGGTTACATTCCTGGAATTATTCACGCAGTATGGATAATTTCTAAGAAATAA
- a CDS encoding carbonic anhydrase: MKYNSIDELFRNNQAWVAEKLAIDPNYFQELSKGQTPPFLYIGCSDSRLPLTNLTRTEPGELFVHRNIANQVSLTDINFLAVLEYAILHLRVEHIIVCGHYDCGGIKAALEGRTIGILDNWVNPIRELYLQKQEEIDVLPTREERLNRLAEINVVAQVKNLYQTSIMRQALYERKAPMVHGWVLDIRSGLIKDLNVSTLQWQLHICPLLLEFRLYAMLKNES; the protein is encoded by the coding sequence ATGAAGTATAACAGCATTGATGAACTCTTCAGAAATAATCAGGCTTGGGTGGCGGAGAAGTTAGCTATAGATCCAAATTACTTTCAAGAATTATCTAAGGGACAAACACCACCTTTTCTATACATTGGATGTTCTGATAGTCGTTTACCATTAACAAACCTTACTCGTACAGAACCAGGTGAGTTGTTTGTACATCGTAATATAGCTAATCAAGTTTCTCTAACGGATATTAACTTTCTAGCCGTTTTAGAATACGCAATTTTACATCTTAGGGTGGAACACATTATCGTTTGTGGTCACTACGATTGCGGAGGAATTAAAGCGGCTTTAGAAGGGAGAACTATCGGAATTCTTGATAACTGGGTAAATCCAATTCGGGAACTGTATTTACAAAAACAAGAAGAAATTGATGTCTTGCCAACCAGAGAAGAACGTCTGAATCGTTTAGCAGAAATCAATGTAGTAGCACAAGTAAAAAATCTCTACCAAACTTCTATCATGCGTCAGGCACTTTATGAACGAAAAGCGCCTATGGTTCATGGTTGGGTACTGGATATACGCAGTGGGTTAATCAAAGATTTGAACGTCTCAACTTTGCAATGGCAATTACATATCTGCCCCTTGCTTCTAGAGTTTCGACTCTATGCAATGTTAAAAAATGAGAGCTAA
- a CDS encoding SWIM zinc finger family protein produces the protein MSIPQITEFTIRRHANTKSFQRGEAYYEAGAVHAVTQRGHLLQAEVSGTEARPYHVNLSFDSSGLTSANCTCAYNFDGWCKHIVATMLVCARDSENIEQRPTIEQLLDRLDPIQTQRLLQELVKEYPPLIEAIDRYVGWMTHPIVEQTTIKSVRRLTIDPAAFRRQVRQIIRDAVRFFEEGCEEDPIAEDLLSVVQTAVAFSERGEGENAIAILDAITFTCVENWDDIADYGAENDEIVGELNQAWCEAILTAELTPEEKVDIQINLEAWQDEWNADFGLVMEALRQGWDYPPLVQVLQGNITERGAWEEDVPDYADDLALIRLKILERQERYQEYLYLAEAEGQTQHYLTMLGRLGRVEEAIDAAQTQMNSMEEAFALAKALSEQKALQQALDIAQSGLNLPGNCQYELGIWTSDLAVELGNSEVALFAIKAAFEVKPSFVDYERMAELAGENWESVKIDLLRIVRTYSGWGTESAKVDIFLHEGLIDDAIAIANELSSDYSELIHRVMNAAIPHNPTWVIANARRRAEKIMDGGKAEYYYYAVEWLKKARTAYLESGKKADWLSYRQNLMQTHARKRKLMGMFQQKDME, from the coding sequence ATGTCTATTCCCCAAATTACTGAATTTACTATCCGCCGTCATGCCAATACCAAATCTTTTCAACGCGGCGAGGCATACTATGAGGCTGGTGCTGTTCATGCTGTTACCCAACGTGGTCATCTGCTTCAGGCTGAAGTCTCAGGTACTGAGGCAAGACCTTATCATGTCAATTTGAGTTTCGATAGCAGTGGGTTAACCTCAGCAAACTGCACCTGTGCCTACAACTTTGACGGGTGGTGCAAACACATTGTCGCGACGATGCTTGTCTGTGCCCGTGACTCAGAAAATATTGAGCAGCGCCCCACCATAGAACAACTACTCGATCGCTTGGATCCTATCCAAACCCAAAGGTTGCTGCAAGAGTTAGTAAAAGAATACCCACCACTCATTGAGGCGATTGACCGATATGTAGGTTGGATGACGCATCCGATTGTCGAGCAAACAACCATAAAATCCGTGCGCCGCCTTACTATCGATCCGGCTGCTTTTCGGCGACAAGTCCGGCAGATTATCCGGGATGCTGTGCGCTTTTTTGAGGAGGGGTGTGAAGAAGACCCAATTGCCGAAGATTTACTGAGTGTGGTGCAAACTGCGGTAGCTTTTAGCGAACGGGGAGAGGGGGAAAATGCGATCGCAATTTTAGATGCGATTACCTTTACTTGTGTAGAAAATTGGGACGACATAGCAGATTATGGCGCTGAAAATGATGAAATTGTTGGGGAATTAAATCAGGCTTGGTGTGAAGCAATTCTTACTGCTGAACTCACCCCAGAAGAAAAAGTTGATATCCAAATCAATTTGGAGGCTTGGCAAGATGAGTGGAATGCTGATTTTGGCCTAGTTATGGAAGCTTTACGTCAAGGTTGGGATTATCCGCCCCTAGTGCAAGTTCTCCAAGGTAATATTACCGAAAGGGGAGCTTGGGAAGAAGACGTGCCAGACTATGCAGATGATTTGGCACTAATTCGGCTAAAAATTCTCGAACGTCAGGAACGTTACCAAGAATACCTCTATTTAGCAGAAGCAGAAGGACAAACCCAGCACTATCTCACAATGTTGGGGCGTTTGGGTAGGGTGGAAGAAGCAATTGATGCTGCTCAAACTCAGATGAACTCAATGGAAGAGGCTTTTGCCCTAGCAAAAGCACTCAGCGAACAAAAAGCATTACAGCAAGCACTAGATATAGCCCAGAGTGGGTTAAATTTACCGGGTAATTGTCAGTACGAATTGGGAATTTGGACAAGTGATTTAGCTGTCGAGTTGGGTAATAGTGAAGTTGCTTTATTCGCAATCAAGGCGGCTTTTGAAGTCAAGCCCTCTTTTGTTGACTACGAAAGGATGGCAGAATTAGCTGGGGAAAACTGGGAAAGTGTCAAAATAGACTTGCTGAGAATTGTCCGTACTTATAGTGGTTGGGGAACAGAATCAGCCAAGGTAGATATATTTTTGCATGAGGGACTAATTGATGATGCAATTGCGATCGCTAATGAACTCAGTTCTGATTATTCAGAATTGATTCATCGCGTCATGAATGCTGCTATCCCTCACAATCCTACTTGGGTAATTGCTAATGCGCGTCGCCGTGCCGAAAAGATTATGGATGGAGGTAAGGCAGAATACTACTACTATGCAGTTGAATGGTTAAAAAAAGCACGCACTGCCTACTTGGAATCTGGGAAGAAAGCTGACTGGTTAAGCTATCGGCAAAACTTGATGCAAACCCACGCTCGGAAACGTAAATTGATGGGAATGTTTCAGCAAAAGGATATGGAATAG
- a CDS encoding translation initiation factor, with amino-acid sequence MSSSNSKSSDKSFVYREFGNDNSAATERPIPELPPQQQNLKVQASRKGRKGKTVTVISGFQAKPETLSDLVKQLKSQCGTGGTLKDNEIEIQGEHKQKIVEILTKLGYKAKISGG; translated from the coding sequence ATGTCTTCTTCCAATTCTAAATCTTCTGACAAAAGCTTTGTCTACCGCGAGTTTGGTAACGACAACTCTGCCGCCACAGAAAGACCAATTCCAGAACTGCCCCCACAACAACAAAATCTTAAAGTACAGGCTTCTCGCAAAGGACGCAAAGGTAAAACTGTCACAGTGATTAGTGGTTTTCAAGCCAAACCAGAAACTTTGTCCGATTTGGTGAAGCAGTTGAAAAGCCAGTGCGGGACAGGTGGAACACTTAAAGATAACGAAATTGAAATTCAGGGCGAACACAAGCAGAAAATTGTCGAGATTTTGACCAAGCTAGGTTATAAAGCCAAAATTAGCGGTGGCTAG
- a CDS encoding CAP domain-containing protein: MIKTTIYAIALGTIVLSSGAIATPVTNSTSTPVSSSLSSDAFKIAASTIDTTALEQSVFTQINNYRTSQGLPKLTRNIAIDNQARIHSQDMASGKVPFGHTGFLDRINAIGIPYRAAGENVAYNQGYSDPATIAVQGWLKSPGHLANIRGNYEKTGIGVATNSRGAIYFTQIFLR; encoded by the coding sequence ATGATAAAAACAACAATCTACGCTATTGCTTTAGGTACTATTGTTCTCAGTAGCGGAGCGATCGCTACTCCTGTAACAAATTCAACTTCTACACCAGTGTCTTCATCTCTATCAAGTGATGCTTTCAAAATAGCAGCATCTACTATTGACACTACTGCTTTAGAACAATCGGTTTTCACCCAAATTAATAACTACAGAACTTCCCAAGGGCTACCAAAGCTGACTCGTAATATTGCCATCGATAATCAAGCCAGGATTCACAGTCAGGACATGGCTAGTGGTAAAGTTCCCTTTGGACATACAGGATTTTTAGATCGGATTAACGCAATCGGTATTCCCTACAGAGCAGCTGGTGAAAATGTTGCCTACAATCAAGGATATAGCGATCCTGCTACCATAGCTGTGCAAGGCTGGCTCAAAAGTCCAGGGCATTTAGCCAATATCAGAGGCAATTATGAGAAGACAGGGATTGGTGTCGCTACCAATAGTAGAGGCGCAATCTACTTCACACAGATTTTTCTTCGCTGA
- a CDS encoding ShlB/FhaC/HecB family hemolysin secretion/activation protein, with protein sequence MIDKYPQNLIVSHLPLSMLILLSSISSSPLKAQAVDTTQLPASNFVLSQKLPPPQDLQPPIPSPLPSPELPQPLPPPAELFPPSAPTPIPNEPPIGNFPQTIVVERFEVVGSTVFSPEELAKVTAEFTKRPISLTEVYQARSKITDLYVRNDYITSGAYIPPQTIQSGVVKIQVVEGKLEDIKVTGTRRLNPNYVRSRLAIATSAPLNRKRLLEALQLLQLNPLIQNVSAELSAGSRSGSSLLEVKVSEAKTFTSQIILDNGRSPSVGSFRRRLQLNEANLLGLGDNLGVAYTNTDGSNSFDASYTLPLNPRNGTLSFNYGTTSSNVIEPPFNVLDIQSASRYYEVTFRQPIVQTPTQEFALGLTASRRESEASYSPLGEQLPFPGLGADGQGRTKVSAFRFFQEWTSRNSREVIALRSQFSLGIDILNPTINQNAPDSRFFAWQGQAQWVRLLAPETLLLLRLNTQLASRTLLPLEQFGLGGQDSIRGYRQDYLLTDNGTFVSAEVQVPILRLPQINGTLQAVPFVDFGVGWNSSNRENPNPNTLAAVGLGLRWSQGDRFTVRLDWGIPLISVDSNERTLQENGLYFSLLYNPF encoded by the coding sequence ATGATTGATAAATATCCTCAGAATCTTATCGTGTCCCACTTACCGTTGAGTATGCTTATACTACTCAGCAGTATATCTTCTAGTCCATTGAAAGCTCAGGCTGTTGATACTACACAATTACCAGCTAGTAACTTCGTTTTATCACAAAAACTCCCACCACCACAGGATTTACAACCACCCATACCTTCACCACTTCCCTCGCCTGAACTACCACAGCCACTTCCCCCACCCGCAGAACTATTTCCCCCCTCTGCACCTACACCTATACCTAATGAACCACCCATTGGCAATTTTCCTCAAACTATTGTTGTTGAACGGTTTGAAGTTGTTGGTAGCACAGTCTTCAGTCCCGAAGAGTTAGCCAAAGTCACTGCTGAATTTACCAAACGACCGATTTCGCTGACTGAAGTGTATCAAGCGCGTTCTAAAATTACCGATTTATACGTCAGAAATGATTATATTACCTCTGGTGCATATATCCCGCCCCAAACAATCCAATCCGGCGTTGTCAAAATTCAGGTGGTCGAAGGTAAATTAGAAGATATTAAGGTAACTGGAACTCGGCGCTTAAATCCCAATTATGTCCGTAGCCGCCTAGCAATAGCTACATCAGCGCCTCTGAACAGGAAGCGTCTACTAGAAGCACTACAACTATTGCAACTTAATCCTTTGATTCAAAATGTCTCTGCTGAACTCTCAGCAGGATCGCGGAGTGGTTCGAGTCTTTTAGAAGTCAAGGTTAGTGAGGCAAAAACCTTTACTAGCCAAATAATTCTTGATAATGGGCGATCGCCAAGTGTTGGCAGTTTTCGCCGCCGATTACAATTGAATGAAGCTAACTTATTGGGGTTGGGGGATAATTTAGGTGTCGCTTACACTAATACAGATGGTAGCAACTCCTTTGATGCGAGCTACACATTACCACTCAATCCCCGCAATGGTACACTTAGCTTCAATTATGGTACTACGTCGAGTAATGTTATTGAACCTCCTTTCAACGTTTTAGATATCCAATCGGCTTCTCGCTATTACGAAGTAACATTTCGCCAGCCCATAGTTCAAACTCCTACACAAGAATTTGCTCTTGGGTTGACAGCCTCCCGCCGGGAAAGTGAAGCCTCTTATAGTCCTTTGGGAGAGCAACTACCTTTCCCCGGTTTAGGTGCTGATGGACAGGGACGTACCAAGGTATCTGCATTCCGATTTTTTCAAGAATGGACTTCTCGTAACAGCCGTGAAGTTATCGCCCTCCGCTCTCAATTTAGTTTGGGTATAGATATCTTAAATCCCACAATTAATCAAAATGCTCCCGATAGTCGTTTTTTTGCTTGGCAAGGACAAGCGCAGTGGGTACGCCTTTTAGCTCCTGAAACCTTATTGTTACTTCGTTTAAATACGCAACTTGCATCTAGAACACTTTTGCCTTTAGAGCAATTTGGCTTAGGTGGGCAAGATAGTATTCGGGGCTACCGTCAAGATTACCTGCTAACGGATAATGGCACTTTTGTCTCTGCGGAAGTTCAAGTACCGATTCTGCGCTTACCCCAGATTAATGGCACATTACAGGCTGTCCCTTTTGTAGATTTTGGTGTTGGCTGGAATAGTTCTAATAGAGAGAATCCCAACCCTAATACTTTAGCTGCTGTTGGTCTGGGGTTGCGTTGGTCACAAGGCGATCGCTTCACTGTTCGTCTTGACTGGGGCATTCCTTTAATATCAGTTGACTCAAATGAGAGAACATTACAAGAAAACGGACTGTATTTTAGTTTACTTTACAACCCTTTTTAA